Sequence from the Chloroflexota bacterium genome:
AGCTCCCAGGCACGCCAATACAGGTCCAACCAATCCGAACGGCCAGAGGGCAACACAGGTTGAGGCAATTGAGACCGATACTCCGCAAAGGATTGCACCATGCCATCGCTCCCAGAAGGATTCCTCTCCCATCGACCAGAGCAGCCGATGAGCCCGTGCGGCGAAGCGAGTATAGCACAACCCCAACGTCTCCACCAATCCCATGACTTATACACGAGTTCTCCATGACTTCTCCATAATCCCCGGGTAAGCTGGAGGCGAAAGGTGATGGAACCACCATCACCGGACAGAAAGACACAAGGAACCCAACAACACATAAGAGGAGGTATGGCAATGAGGTTCAACTGGAAGCGTTTCGGGACGATCGCGGCGGTTTTGGCTCTGGTAGGCCTGTTCGTGTTCAACACGGTGGCCTTTGCTCAGGGGCCGACGAACGACTCGCCGGTGTGGCAGCGCAGGGGCGGCCCCGGATACGGCATGCAGGTGAAGGGTCAGTGGGGCGGCCCGCAGAACTCGCCGGTCGCCGTCACGGCGGAGATCCTGGGCATGGACCGCACGGAGCTGGTTGCGGAGCTGCAGGACGGTAAGTCCATCGCCGACATCGCGGGCGACCAGCTGGATGAGATCATCGACGCCCTCCTGGCCAAGCGCCAGGCTATCCTGGACAAGGCCGTGGAGGACGGGCGCATCACCCAGGAGCAGGCGGACGCCATCCTGGAGACGATGAAGACCAACCTCACCGAGCGGCTGAGCCAGCCCTTCACACCTCGAGGCTTCAATGATCAGCATGCTGGTCGGGGCGCGGGGCCCGGCTTCGTGGACGCCGACGGTGACGGGGTGTGCGATCACTTCGTCGATGAGGACGGTGACGGCGTGAACGACCTGCGAGGCACCTTCCACATGGGTCGAGGCCGGATGGGTGGTCGCCGGTAAGAGAGGCGAAGGACCTATCTCAAGAGGCGGGGAGTATATCCCCGCCTCTTTCATTTGTTCCTGGGCCGCAGAGACCATAGCGTGCGTATACTTGGACAAACTGTGCCCGGCATACCGCATCTTCACTGAAAAAGGATATATGGGATGACTTTACATATCCCGCAAACTGTGCGAGAATAA
This genomic interval carries:
- a CDS encoding DUF2680 domain-containing protein; this translates as MRFNWKRFGTIAAVLALVGLFVFNTVAFAQGPTNDSPVWQRRGGPGYGMQVKGQWGGPQNSPVAVTAEILGMDRTELVAELQDGKSIADIAGDQLDEIIDALLAKRQAILDKAVEDGRITQEQADAILETMKTNLTERLSQPFTPRGFNDQHAGRGAGPGFVDADGDGVCDHFVDEDGDGVNDLRGTFHMGRGRMGGRR